Part of the Pseudomonadota bacterium genome, AACCCTGACGCCTCGACGACGGCTTGTCGCGCGTCACGCGTCAGCGAGAGCGCCGTGCAAAGCTTCTCGGCCTCGCCTCGCGCGTCCTGGAGGTGGTCTTCGAGTCTTGACCAGTAGCCGATCTCGGTCCAGGCATCGTCTCGCAAGGTGGCACCGCGTCCGGCGCGAGGCACTTCGGCGAGTGCGTTCGCCTTGTCACCCGTCCAGCCTTCGGTGCTGTCGTAGCCGCCGACGTCGCGCTTCAGCATCACGAGCATACCGGGGCGGATGTCCCAGTGGTTCACTCGCTCCCAGCGGTCAGCCTCGTCGTCCCACAGCCACGCCTTGCCCTTGCTGCTTTCCAACATCTTCTGGACGCGGACGAAGGAGACGGGGCAGCCCTCCTTCGCGGGCTCCAGCAAGGGGCCGTCGAGTTCTTCACCACGCGGCGGGGAGTCGCCCGACCACTCGCGCCAGAAGACCGTCGCGTCGAGGTCGGGATCGGTGCCGCGCACGAAGGCGCTGACGTCGGTGAAGCCGCCGTGGACGTCACGCTCCGTGGAGAAGAGCCCGTGGACGTCGAGGGCGCGCGGTAGTGGGCTTGGCTTCGGCTGAAGCGTTTCCTCGAGCTCCTTCTTGCACTTCTCTCTGAGCTCGTCGGTGGCCTTCGCGAAGGGGTTCTGCTGCGAGAGAGGTGCAAACGCGGCCACGAGCTTCTTCGCGCGCTCGATGTCTGCCGCCTCGTATGGCCCGATTCGCTCGACCCTCTTGTTTCTGCCCTCCTTCGGCGTCTCCCAGACCCACGCGCATGCTTCCTGGTCATCTCCCTTTCGATTTAGACGCCCCAAGCGTTGCAACATCGAAGGCCACGGCGCGAGCTCGGTCCAGAGGTGATGTGCCGAGATATCGACGCCGGCTTCGATGACCTGCGTGCTCACGCAGATCAGCCCCGGATCGTCGTTCGGTAGCTTACCCACTTTGCGATTGGCATCGAACTCAAGGAGTCGCTGCTCATGTTGAGCGCGATCTTCGCGCCGGAATCGAGACGTCAACAGGACCTTATGGTCCACCGACGACAGTGCGCGGAACACCTCGCGGGCCATGTCCACGGTGTTGCAGATGACGAGGGAGAGCTTCCCTGCTACGTGCTTCTCCACCACCGCCTTAGAGATTGAGTCGGGCGTGACCGTCGTGGACTTCGCGGCGCCTCGCTTCTTCGCTCCGCTCGTCTTCGCGTTCGAGCCCGCTGGCTGCCACCACTCGATGGGGCGCTTCGCAGCTCGCCACCACGCGAGCCCCATGTCGTCTTCGAGCGCGGTCTTGAGCGTCCTTTGGAACTCGATCTGCTCCGAGGACGGTTCCCCGAGGCCCTCGCGCGTCCGGTCCGTGGTGCTCAGAAACGACGTACCGAGGGTGGCGCTCATCCACGTCGTCAGGCATGGCTTCAACGACGGGAACCGCTTCCTTCGCATCCAGTCGAGCTGCGAGGTCGTCCATAGGCCTGGCCCCATAAGCTGGACCTCGTCGATGAGCCAGCGGCAGTCGTTGTTGAGCAGACCGAAGTGGACCGGCCACTCGAAACGGCTCATCGCGTAGCCGCGATTGAGGGCTCGGGACAGGAGCTGGTCTTGCGTTCCGACCAAGATCCAAGGTCTGTCGGGACATCGAGCCCATTTGTCTTCGATCGAGCCTCCCATAAGCTGATAAACGCAGACGCCAAACCTAGCGTCGTGGTCCCGGAGGGCGCCGAAGTAGCCCGTAAGGCGCTGCACCGTCTGGCTCACGAGGCTGCGCATCGGAAGGCAGTAAACGAGGTGGAGCGGCTCCTCT contains:
- a CDS encoding DEAD/DEAH box helicase — its product is MMGPTADSFTSFFKIATGGLTPYRWQLQVALDGLPENLPVPTGLGKTEVALAWAWRRLATSEEEPLHLVYCLPMRSLVSQTVQRLTGYFGALRDHDARFGVCVYQLMGGSIEDKWARCPDRPWILVGTQDQLLSRALNRGYAMSRFEWPVHFGLLNNDCRWLIDEVQLMGPGLWTTSQLDWMRRKRFPSLKPCLTTWMSATLGTSFLSTTDRTREGLGEPSSEQIEFQRTLKTALEDDMGLAWWRAAKRPIEWWQPAGSNAKTSGAKKRGAAKSTTVTPDSISKAVVEKHVAGKLSLVICNTVDMAREVFRALSSVDHKVLLTSRFRREDRAQHEQRLLEFDANRKVGKLPNDDPGLICVSTQVIEAGVDISAHHLWTELAPWPSMLQRLGRLNRKGDDQEACAWVWETPKEGRNKRVERIGPYEAADIERAKKLVAAFAPLSQQNPFAKATDELREKCKKELEETLQPKPSPLPRALDVHGLFSTERDVHGGFTDVSAFVRGTDPDLDATVFWREWSGDSPPRGEELDGPLLEPAKEGCPVSFVRVQKMLESSKGKAWLWDDEADRWERVNHWDIRPGMLVMLKRDVGGYDSTEGWTGDKANALAEVPRAGRGATLRDDAWTEIGYWSRLEDHLQDARGEAEKLCTALSLTRDARQAVVEASGFHDLGKAHPQWQAALPGRSGLPDALLAKSPRVVAADVVGDDSAVRTEFTKLRSQAHALPDESRRRGREDVVRLRWAIDEKLSDGELKTLRNVAGVRWAGHLQFRPGLRHEVVSALAMWRKYRASAAKPYPALAVYLAATHHGKARTVLRSTTGEGDDVFGVRSDPNELVIGADHWPLDFSIAKDGAEGRWEGDTFVLTGHGWTGLVADLLGPWRPEDESDAGVVPKTEPRQLGPFALAHLEALVRIADWRASDVAHATGALKPSEVCNDR